One genomic region from Tripterygium wilfordii isolate XIE 37 chromosome 20, ASM1340144v1, whole genome shotgun sequence encodes:
- the LOC119986834 gene encoding stemmadenine O-acetyltransferase-like has product MVSFEVYATSPEIIKPSSPTPDHLRSFKLSALEQLVDGNVYSPVWNFYPSSKDDRHMSMSMEARLVTLKNSLSKTLTRFYPLAGRISSDSTTVDCNDEGALFRQAKVSCDMDDFLQQVSWEFELLDKLLPCQITSPESAEKVAQVAIQANIFACGGMALGVCLTYKLVDGTIGGAFIRAWAEIARTNEFHQEQVYGISSLFPPNEFSSARLADLLAVESPGDGEAKRNISIKRFVFDASSISSLKYKARSKNIPYPTRIEAICALFWKCLASTASTSVFINYVNLRSRLDPPLPTLTLGNIYWLAVAIDDQITNENGKRGENKKELPYFVPLLRKSFKRIDSDYLKNFQGEQGFERICKFHEDAKELYSKSGIAIETSALNMMGWYDADFGWGAPSWVTTAPICINEMLLIGTKSGDGIEALVMLDDNQVAILEHDPEFLAHTRPGQAVEPLERQLISNL; this is encoded by the coding sequence ATGGTGTCATTTGAAGTTTACGCCACTTCACCAGAAATCATCAAACCATCTTCGCCAACACCCGACCACCTTAGATCCTTCAAACTCAGTGCTCTCGAACAGCTAGTAGACGGCAATGTATATTCTCCAGTATGGAACTTTTACCCCTCCTCCAAAGATGATCGCCATATGTCAATGTCCATGGAGGCCCGCTTGGTTACCCTCAAAAATTCGTTATCAAAAACCCTAACTCGCTTTTACCCTCTGGCGGGGAGGATCAGTAGTGATTCTACCACCGTTGATTGTAATGATGAAGGAGCTCTATTTAGACAAGCCAAAGTAAGTTGTGATATGgatgattttcttcaacaagtCTCTTGGGAATTTGAGTTATTAGACAAGTTGCTTCCGTGCCAAATTACTAGTCCAGAGAGTGCGGAAAAGGTGGCGCAAGTAGCCATCCAAGCCAACATATTCGCATGCGGTGGTATGGCTTTAGGGGTGTGTCTCACGTACAAACTCGTGGATGGAACCATTGGTGGTGCTTTCATCAGAGCATGGGCGGAGATTGCTcgtacaaatgaatttcatcaaGAACAAGTGTATGGTATTTCTTCATTGTTTCCGCCAAATGAATTTTCGTCGGCTCGTTTAGCGGACTTGCTAGCAGTAGAGTCACCAGGAGATGGTGAAGCCAAAAGAAATATTAGCATAAAAAGGTTTGTCTTTGATGCAAGTTCCATATCCTCTCTCAAGTACAAGGCAAGGAGTAAAAATATCCCTTACCCAACACGTATCGAAGCAATCTGTGCACTCTTCTGGAAATGCCTGGCTAGTACTGCTTCCACATCTGTGTTTATCAACTATGTTAATCTACGGTCAAGGTTAGATCCTCCATTACCCACTCTCACTCTGGGAAATATTTATTGGCTAGCGGTTGCGATAGATGATCAAATTACAAATGAGAATGGCAAAAGGGGAGAGAATAAGAAGGAACTACCTTACTTTGTCCCTCTTCTGAGAAAATCCTTCAAGAGAATTGATTCCGACTATTTGAAGAATTTCCAAGGTGAACAAGGGTTCGAGCGAATTTGTAAATTCCACGAAGACGCAAAAGAATTGTATTCCAAGTCAGGAATCGCAATTGAGACTTCTGCTTTAAATATGATGGGGTGGTATGACGCAGATTTTGGGTGGGGAGCGCCTTCGTGGGTGACAACCGCAccaatatgtataaatgaaatGCTTCTCATTGGAACCAAATCTGGCGACGGCATTGAAGCATTGGTGATGTTGGATGACAATCAAGTGGCAATATTAGAACATGATCCTGAATTCCTTGCACACACTAGGCCAGGTCAGGCAGTTGAACCTCTTGAGAGGCAATTAATTTCTAATTTGTGA